Genomic window (Gelria sp. Kuro-4):
CTACTTAAAAATCGCCGAGGGCTGCAATCACCGCTGCAGCTACTGCGTGATCCCGCAGCTACGGGGGCCGCTGCGGAGCCGGCCCGAAGAAGAAGTGGTGGCGGAGGCGCGCTCCCTGGCCCGGCGGGGGGCAAAGGAGATCATCCTGGTTGCCCAGGACACCACCAGCTACGGGCTGGACCTGTACGGTGAGGCCAGGCTGCCTGCACTCCTGAAAAAGCTGGCCGCCTGTGCGGAGATTGAGTGGCTTCGCCTTCTTTACCTGTACCCGGAACGCATCACAAGTGAACTGCTTACCACCATGGCCGAAGAACCCAAGATTTGCCGGTATTTCGATATTCCCCTGCAGCACGTCAACGATCGCCTCTTAAAAGCGATGGGCCGTGCCAGCCGCCAGGAACAGGTGGTCAGGCTCCTGGCTGGGATCCGTGACCTCCTGCCGGAGGCGGCGCTTAGAACCACCTTCATCGTTGGTTTTCCCGGCGAGACGGAGGCCGAATTTGCCGAGCTGGTGAGTTTTGTGCGCCGGGAGAAGTTTGATTGGGTGGGGGCGTTCGCCTACTCAGCGGAGGAGGGGACGCCGGCCGCTGCCTTACCGGGGCAGATCCTGGAAGAAGAAAAAACAAGGCGGCGCGACGAACTCCTCAGGGTGCAGCGGCATATTTCGCTGGAGCGCAACCGCGCTTGGCTGGGGAAGAAACTCGCGGTTCTTATTGAGGAGGCAGGTGAGGGGCGGGGCCGGGGTCGGTGCTTCCGGCAGGCCCCGGAAGTCGACGGGGTAACCTTCGTCCGGGGCCGGGGCCTTAGGCCCGGCCAGTTTGTCCAGGTGACGATCGACCGGGCGGGCCTTTATGACCTTGGGGGGAGGGTAGAGAATGAACCTACCCAATAAGCTGACCCTGGCCAGAATTATCCTGGTGCCGGTGTTCATGGTTACGGCCTGGTTGCGGCTGCCGTATGCCGACTACCTGGCGACCGCCGTATTTGTTGTTGCCGCTCTGACCGACACGCTGGACGGTTACCTGGCGCGGCGGCGGCAGGAGATAACCCGCTTCGGTAAGCTCCTGGATCCCTTGGCCGATAAACTTTTGGTGAGCGCAGCCCTCCTGGTGCTGGTGGAAGGTGGACGCTTGGGAGCTTGGGTCGCGATGATTATCATCGGGCGCGAGTTCGCCGTGACCGGGCTCCGGGCGGTGGCGGCCGCCGAGGGTATCATCATTGCCGCCAGCCGTTTCGGCAAACTAAAGACGGTGTTTCAGATCATCGCCATCGCTGCTCTTCTGCTCCGGGATTATCCGTTTCGGACGTGGCATATTCCCTTTGCCGGCATTACCATGTCCCTGGCGGTGGTGTTTACGGTAGCCTCTGGTCTGGATTACTTTTTCAAGGGGCGCGAGCTCTGGTTGCCTTCGGCCGAGTAAAGCACAGGTTTTACCCCTACCACCAGGCTTTGCCTGACGAGTGGTAGGTTTTTTTATGTTATAATAGGGACTAGGTTAAGAGGGAGGAGAAACTGGCGGATGAAGTATAGGGGTTACAGGGTGGATGTTGTCGCCGCGGTGGCGCTGCTCACGGTGGCGTTGCTCCTGGGGGTCCGCTTGGCCTATGTGCGCTACTTTGTGGAACGACCACTGGTTAACGAACTTCAGGCGCTGCCGGGGGTAAAGGATGTCAAGCTGAGCCAGGCCCGGGGCCGGTATAACGTAAAGCTGGCGCTGGGCCGGGTGGACAACCTGGCAGAGGTTTACCGGCAGGCGGAGGAGCTCGCTGCGGCAAGCCTGGGCCCCGGCGGTT
Coding sequences:
- the rimO gene encoding 30S ribosomal protein S12 methylthiotransferase RimO codes for the protein MQKKKVGLVSLGCAKNLVDSEGLLAALVRSGYELTTSPAEAEIIIVNTCGFIEAAKEESIDTILEMATYKEKGRCRKLVVTGCLGQRYPQAIAREIPEVDAVLGTGALERLPQVLAQLETGRRVVAVEAPGGLTGGPRILATRPGTAYLKIAEGCNHRCSYCVIPQLRGPLRSRPEEEVVAEARSLARRGAKEIILVAQDTTSYGLDLYGEARLPALLKKLAACAEIEWLRLLYLYPERITSELLTTMAEEPKICRYFDIPLQHVNDRLLKAMGRASRQEQVVRLLAGIRDLLPEAALRTTFIVGFPGETEAEFAELVSFVRREKFDWVGAFAYSAEEGTPAAALPGQILEEEKTRRRDELLRVQRHISLERNRAWLGKKLAVLIEEAGEGRGRGRCFRQAPEVDGVTFVRGRGLRPGQFVQVTIDRAGLYDLGGRVENEPTQ
- the pgsA gene encoding CDP-diacylglycerol--glycerol-3-phosphate 3-phosphatidyltransferase — protein: MNLPNKLTLARIILVPVFMVTAWLRLPYADYLATAVFVVAALTDTLDGYLARRRQEITRFGKLLDPLADKLLVSAALLVLVEGGRLGAWVAMIIIGREFAVTGLRAVAAAEGIIIAASRFGKLKTVFQIIAIAALLLRDYPFRTWHIPFAGITMSLAVVFTVASGLDYFFKGRELWLPSAE